One Fibrobacter sp. UWR4 DNA window includes the following coding sequences:
- the lysA gene encoding diaminopimelate decarboxylase yields MKNTNIPEEQFVKAAAQFGTPLWIYDRATIEQRCKEVKVFDNVRFAQKACPNLSVISLVRKQGCVVDAVSAGEIVRALKAGYKGGCEKGKVPEIVYTADIFDKDALELVKEHNIAVNVGSPDMIQQLADAGVKSELTIRVNPGFGHGHSRKTNTGGDLSKHGIWHEQIKDCVKLAQENGMWITGLHMHIGSGSDFEHLASVADAMCDASRRLGSHLRTISAGGGLPIEYHEENKGSHIDMAAYFGIWDKARKNIQQSIGHDVHLEVEPGRYLVAESGYLMAEIRAVKKQGDNLFYIVDAGFTDLVRPSFYGSYHQISVIARDGRELNETVDAVVGGPLCESGDVFTQEEGGFVVTRKLPKAKVGDLLVLHDAGAYGAAMSSNYNSRRYAAEVMYTNGEMKVVRERQSFEQMLQNDRIIEL; encoded by the coding sequence ATGAAGAATACTAACATCCCCGAAGAACAGTTTGTGAAGGCTGCCGCTCAGTTCGGCACCCCGCTTTGGATTTACGACCGCGCAACAATCGAACAGCGTTGCAAGGAAGTGAAGGTTTTTGATAACGTACGTTTCGCCCAGAAGGCATGCCCGAACCTGAGCGTGATCTCCCTGGTCCGCAAGCAGGGTTGCGTGGTGGACGCTGTGAGCGCCGGTGAAATTGTCCGTGCTCTCAAGGCTGGCTACAAGGGTGGCTGCGAAAAGGGTAAGGTTCCTGAAATCGTTTACACCGCCGACATTTTCGACAAGGATGCTCTGGAACTGGTAAAGGAACACAACATCGCTGTGAACGTGGGTTCCCCGGACATGATCCAGCAGCTGGCTGATGCCGGTGTGAAGTCCGAGCTGACCATCCGCGTGAACCCGGGCTTTGGTCACGGTCATTCCCGCAAGACCAACACCGGCGGCGATCTTTCCAAGCACGGCATTTGGCACGAACAGATCAAGGACTGCGTGAAGCTTGCCCAGGAAAACGGCATGTGGATCACTGGTCTTCACATGCATATCGGTTCCGGTTCTGACTTTGAACATTTGGCATCTGTTGCCGACGCCATGTGCGACGCCAGCCGTCGTCTCGGTTCCCACCTCCGCACCATCAGCGCCGGCGGTGGCCTGCCCATCGAATACCACGAAGAAAACAAGGGTTCCCACATCGACATGGCTGCCTACTTCGGCATCTGGGACAAGGCTCGTAAGAACATCCAGCAGAGCATCGGTCACGACGTTCACCTGGAAGTGGAACCGGGTCGCTACCTGGTTGCAGAAAGCGGCTACCTCATGGCTGAAATCCGCGCTGTGAAGAAGCAGGGCGACAACCTGTTCTACATCGTTGACGCTGGCTTTACGGATCTCGTTCGCCCCAGCTTCTACGGTTCCTACCATCAGATTTCTGTCATCGCCCGCGATGGCCGCGAACTGAACGAAACTGTGGACGCTGTGGTTGGCGGCCCCCTCTGCGAATCCGGTGACGTGTTCACTCAGGAAGAAGGAGGCTTCGTCGTGACTCGCAAGCTCCCCAAGGCCAAGGTGGGCGACCTCCTGGTTCTCCACGATGCTGGCGCTTACGGTGCTGCAATGTCCAGCAACTACAACAGCCGTCGTTACGCTGCCGAAGTGATGTACACCAACGGCGAAATGAAGGTTGTCCGAGAAAGACAATCCTTCGAACAGATGCTCCAGAACGATCGCATTATCGAACTGTAG
- a CDS encoding vWA domain-containing protein: protein MKQGLTEMVFIMDRSGSMRGLEKDTIGGFNSTIEKQKQEPGEAFVSTVLFDNQTEVLHDRISIANVPTMTEKEYYARGSTALLDAIGGAIHHIGNVHKYARDEDRPEKTIFVITTDGYENASHIYTAKQVKEMVERQKSKYGWEFIFLGANIDAVETARGFGISEECAANFMCDEQGIALCYEAQDAMMTNFRKGRRDRSWKDGVEADVKKRTRC from the coding sequence ATGAAGCAGGGTTTGACAGAAATGGTTTTCATCATGGACCGCAGCGGTTCCATGAGAGGATTGGAAAAGGATACTATCGGCGGTTTCAACTCCACTATCGAAAAGCAGAAGCAGGAACCTGGCGAAGCCTTCGTTTCTACGGTTCTATTCGATAATCAAACGGAAGTCCTTCACGACCGCATTTCTATTGCCAATGTGCCTACCATGACTGAAAAGGAATATTATGCCCGTGGAAGTACTGCTTTGCTGGACGCCATCGGTGGCGCCATTCATCACATCGGAAACGTGCACAAGTATGCCCGCGACGAAGATCGTCCCGAAAAGACCATCTTCGTGATTACCACCGACGGCTACGAAAATGCAAGTCACATTTACACCGCCAAACAGGTAAAGGAAATGGTGGAGCGTCAAAAGTCCAAGTACGGATGGGAATTCATTTTTCTAGGTGCAAATATTGACGCCGTAGAAACAGCTCGAGGCTTTGGAATTTCGGAAGAGTGCGCGGCAAACTTTATGTGCGACGAGCAAGGCATTGCCTTGTGCTACGAGGCTCAGGACGCAATGATGACGAATTTCCGAAAGGGAAGGAGGGATCGTTCCTGGAAGGATGGTGTCGAGGCGGATGTAAAAAAACGTACCCGCTGCTGA
- a CDS encoding macro domain-containing protein: MAFKIIRNDIIKVKADVLVNSANAKPICAGYRTDAAIYEAAGFEEMLAVRQKIGDIEVGHAEVTPAFRLPAKYVIHTVGPKWIDGNSGEPEALRSCYRECLSKAVSLRAKSIAFPLISTGAFRFPKDLALDIVTEIAREFTSEHKLDVILVVYDNESFELTSDLSDFVEAYIDEHYVGATIDDRLKRYAAMNSPDEERWRWRRNRNLRIPDEEPLCNILAPTCEAPRKRETSDESAQKTKAVFTSFKGKLEEDLSKKIEGLEIQSFSQRLVYYITQKGLDSATVYNAAFMDRKHFSKILSDKIKTPKRETILALAVGMKLNVVETRDLLSHAGYSFTPDINLTDVIVAAFIEKNVYDLTRINIALFDNHQPQLG, translated from the coding sequence ATGGCTTTTAAAATTATTCGAAACGATATTATTAAGGTCAAGGCCGATGTTCTGGTGAATTCGGCTAATGCTAAACCTATTTGCGCAGGCTATAGGACCGATGCTGCCATTTACGAGGCTGCTGGTTTCGAAGAAATGCTTGCCGTCCGTCAAAAGATTGGCGATATCGAGGTGGGCCATGCCGAAGTTACGCCGGCATTCAGGCTTCCTGCCAAGTATGTGATCCACACGGTGGGTCCCAAGTGGATCGATGGTAATTCCGGCGAGCCCGAGGCCTTGCGCAGTTGCTATCGCGAATGCCTTTCAAAGGCCGTTTCCCTAAGGGCAAAGTCCATTGCCTTCCCGCTGATTTCAACAGGCGCATTCAGGTTCCCCAAGGATTTGGCTCTGGATATCGTTACAGAAATTGCCAGGGAATTTACCAGCGAGCATAAACTGGACGTGATCCTTGTCGTGTACGACAATGAGTCTTTTGAACTGACTTCCGACTTGTCGGATTTCGTGGAGGCTTACATTGACGAACACTATGTAGGCGCGACTATCGATGACAGGCTGAAAAGATATGCTGCCATGAATTCTCCGGATGAGGAACGCTGGCGGTGGCGCAGAAATCGCAACTTGAGAATTCCCGATGAGGAGCCGCTTTGCAACATACTGGCTCCGACTTGTGAAGCTCCTCGTAAGAGAGAAACTTCGGATGAGAGTGCCCAAAAGACAAAGGCAGTATTCACTTCCTTTAAGGGTAAGTTGGAAGAAGACCTGAGTAAAAAAATTGAAGGTCTCGAGATCCAGTCTTTTAGTCAGCGTCTCGTTTATTACATTACACAAAAGGGACTTGATTCCGCTACAGTTTATAATGCTGCGTTTATGGACCGTAAGCATTTTTCAAAAATCCTTAGCGATAAAATCAAGACGCCAAAACGCGAAACTATTTTGGCTCTTGCCGTAGGCATGAAACTGAATGTTGTTGAAACAAGGGATTTACTTTCTCACGCAGGTTATTCATTTACTCCGGATATTAACCTGACTGACGTGATTGTTGCTGCGTTCATTGAGAAAAATGTTTATGACCTCACGCGAATAAATATTGCCTTGTTCGACAATCATCAACCTCAGTTAGGTTAA
- a CDS encoding glycogen-binding domain-containing protein, translated as MSKGTKTVVAKAAAKKAAAPKAAKPAAKATEKKAPAKPAEKKVAAKAEEKKTVAKPAAEKKAPAKAAAKKAAAPKAAKPAAKATEKKAPAKPAEKKVAAKAEEKKTVAKPAAEKKAPAKAAAKKAAPAKAPKKVAVNLEADCPLATTVSVAGSFNNWMVDVDMLKKDKKSGMWKIKLELVPGEYEYKFVCDGQYWDEGANKVIKA; from the coding sequence ATGTCCAAAGGTACTAAGACTGTTGTAGCAAAGGCCGCTGCTAAGAAGGCTGCTGCTCCTAAGGCAGCAAAGCCCGCTGCCAAGGCTACCGAAAAGAAGGCTCCTGCAAAGCCCGCTGAAAAGAAGGTTGCTGCTAAGGCTGAAGAAAAGAAGACCGTTGCAAAGCCGGCTGCCGAAAAGAAGGCTCCTGCCAAGGCCGCTGCTAAGAAGGCTGCTGCTCCTAAGGCAGCAAAGCCCGCTGCCAAGGCTACCGAAAAGAAGGCTCCTGCAAAGCCCGCTGAAAAGAAGGTTGCTGCTAAGGCTGAAGAAAAGAAGACCGTTGCAAAGCCGGCTGCCGAAAAGAAGGCTCCTGCCAAGGCCGCTGCTAAGAAGGCTGCTCCTGCTAAGGCTCCCAAGAAGGTTGCCGTCAATCTCGAAGCTGATTGCCCGCTGGCAACTACCGTTTCCGTTGCTGGTTCCTTCAACAACTGGATGGTTGATGTTGACATGCTGAAGAAGGACAAGAAGTCCGGCATGTGGAAGATCAAGCTGGAACTCGTTCCTGGCGAATACGAATACAAGTTCGTTTGCGATGGCCAGTACTGGGACGAAGGTGCCAACAAGGTCATCAAGGCATAA
- the rpe gene encoding ribulose-phosphate 3-epimerase → MKQIIAPSVLNANFLELGNGLKAIENGGAGLVHLDIMDGHFVPNISFGSGISACVKKGTSLPLDCHLMIANPENYVGEFAKAGAHLISVHAETTNHLDRLLHQIAELGVKPAVAINPATPLTTIKHVLDIVDMVLVMSVNPGFGGQSLIPYCLDKIRELRQMKPELDIQIDGGVKLDNILACKEAGANVFVVGSAIFGKPNPEEVCREFVKLVNG, encoded by the coding sequence ATGAAGCAGATTATCGCACCTAGCGTATTGAACGCAAATTTCTTGGAACTGGGTAACGGCCTCAAGGCCATCGAAAACGGCGGCGCAGGCCTCGTTCACTTGGACATCATGGACGGACACTTTGTTCCGAACATCAGCTTTGGCTCGGGCATCTCCGCCTGCGTCAAGAAGGGCACCAGCCTTCCGCTGGATTGCCACTTGATGATTGCCAATCCCGAAAATTACGTAGGTGAATTTGCAAAGGCTGGCGCTCACCTCATCAGCGTCCATGCCGAAACCACCAACCATCTGGACCGTCTGCTGCACCAGATTGCAGAACTTGGCGTAAAGCCCGCCGTTGCCATCAACCCGGCAACCCCGCTCACAACCATCAAGCATGTGCTAGACATCGTGGACATGGTCCTCGTCATGTCCGTGAATCCGGGTTTCGGCGGTCAGAGCCTCATTCCTTACTGTCTGGACAAGATTCGCGAACTTCGCCAGATGAAGCCGGAACTGGATATCCAGATCGATGGCGGCGTCAAACTGGACAACATCCTCGCTTGCAAGGAAGCTGGCGCAAACGTATTCGTGGTGGGTTCCGCAATCTTCGGCAAGCCCAATCCCGAAGAAGTCTGCCGCGAATTCGTCAAGCTCGTTAACGGCTAA
- a CDS encoding glycoside hydrolase family 44 protein, with protein sequence MKKLFGFAGSLVPALSLVAFLGTSAQAEISVTVDASAGVKKISPYLYGRNIDKVSADSARLSDEDKTSINTMNEAGIRFIRANYGNNSTRYNWRKKLTVHPDWYNNVHAVDWDITAKKILDNMPRTDAMYAFQLTGYAAATNEYNFADWTFYKAHNDTWAKATLDLAGGGEVADDGETLIKAGDYSLYCEPWPADSTVGIIDHWAKELKYDMSRLQYWSMDNEMEIWNGTHGDLPLDMDPDFLVERYVDVAKKARAVWPEIKLTGPVVANEWQWCTTGASEGKSGLGKGEDRNYCWLEYFIKRLAEEQKKSGVRMLDVFDMHWYPSEKTYAERVNWHRVFFDTTYNYSGANGIKLVSGKWDNNQTKEYIFERVNGWLDQYFGKGHGITLGLTETSIIDEKDPMTTAISYASWLGTFMDHGVEIFTPWTWGDGMYEVLHLFSRYNGEFRVQSESSNDSLLSAYSSVSNARDSMTVILVNRAEKDAQSVTLNVKGLKNVGASAETLTLTEISGETFVSHESNALKKGAATVDVAAGTVALEVPAKSIVAVRLTADPGEVIEAIAKPIVRNDRRHNNQPMIFRDDYQIKVRGGEHFDNKIFRVNGKVVK encoded by the coding sequence ATGAAAAAGTTGTTTGGGTTTGCGGGAAGTTTGGTTCCTGCGCTTTCTCTGGTGGCGTTCCTCGGAACTTCTGCCCAGGCGGAAATTTCTGTAACGGTGGATGCATCTGCCGGCGTCAAGAAAATTTCACCTTACCTCTATGGCCGAAACATTGATAAGGTCAGTGCCGATAGCGCCCGCCTTAGTGATGAGGACAAGACTTCCATCAATACGATGAACGAGGCCGGCATCCGTTTTATCCGTGCAAACTACGGCAACAATTCTACCCGCTACAACTGGCGAAAAAAGTTGACTGTTCATCCGGACTGGTATAACAATGTTCACGCCGTAGACTGGGATATTACAGCCAAGAAAATCCTGGACAACATGCCTCGAACAGATGCCATGTATGCTTTCCAGCTGACAGGTTATGCGGCCGCCACCAACGAATACAACTTTGCAGATTGGACTTTCTACAAGGCTCATAACGATACCTGGGCCAAGGCAACCCTTGACTTGGCTGGCGGTGGCGAAGTTGCCGACGATGGAGAGACTCTCATCAAGGCTGGTGATTACAGCTTGTATTGCGAGCCTTGGCCCGCCGATTCCACTGTTGGAATTATTGACCACTGGGCAAAAGAATTGAAGTACGACATGTCCAGACTCCAGTATTGGAGCATGGACAATGAAATGGAAATCTGGAACGGCACCCACGGCGACTTGCCCTTGGATATGGATCCGGATTTCTTGGTGGAACGTTATGTTGATGTGGCCAAGAAGGCCCGTGCCGTATGGCCCGAAATCAAGTTGACTGGTCCTGTGGTTGCAAACGAATGGCAGTGGTGTACTACGGGTGCGTCCGAAGGAAAGTCCGGTCTGGGCAAGGGCGAAGACCGTAATTATTGCTGGCTTGAATACTTTATCAAGCGCCTTGCCGAAGAACAGAAAAAGTCTGGCGTACGCATGCTTGATGTGTTTGACATGCATTGGTATCCCTCGGAAAAGACTTACGCAGAACGTGTAAACTGGCACCGAGTTTTCTTTGATACCACCTACAATTATTCTGGTGCTAATGGTATTAAGTTGGTCAGCGGCAAGTGGGATAACAACCAGACCAAGGAATATATTTTCGAACGTGTGAATGGTTGGCTGGATCAGTACTTCGGTAAAGGTCACGGCATTACCTTGGGCCTTACCGAAACTTCCATTATTGACGAGAAAGATCCCATGACCACGGCGATTTCCTATGCATCCTGGCTTGGAACCTTTATGGATCACGGTGTGGAAATTTTCACTCCCTGGACATGGGGCGATGGCATGTACGAAGTGCTGCACCTCTTTAGTCGCTATAACGGGGAATTCCGAGTGCAGTCTGAATCCAGCAACGATTCCTTGCTTTCCGCCTATTCCTCTGTAAGCAACGCAAGAGATTCCATGACGGTGATTCTTGTGAACCGCGCAGAAAAGGATGCACAAAGCGTGACCTTAAATGTGAAGGGCTTGAAGAATGTTGGAGCCTCTGCAGAAACTTTGACATTGACAGAAATCAGCGGTGAAACTTTCGTTTCTCACGAAAGCAATGCATTGAAGAAGGGCGCTGCAACTGTTGATGTTGCTGCTGGTACGGTGGCTCTCGAAGTGCCTGCAAAGTCCATTGTGGCGGTGCGCTTGACAGCTGATCCGGGCGAAGTGATTGAGGCTATTGCAAAACCTATTGTGCGGAACGATCGTCGCCACAATAACCAGCCTATGATTTTCCGCGATGATTACCAAATCAAGGTTCGTGGCGGTGAACACTTCGACAATAAAATTTTCCGTGTGAATGGAAAAGTGGTGAAGTAA
- a CDS encoding DUF4832 domain-containing protein — MNTPYGGEAVETASGYQVINTPEFLAHEGFRTHTSYLNLHWNDKVIARWKAAHFAGKDYEYDGSKIDTLTGFKYIDDHLGYRFVLRESWLPDTVGTGKTLRAKLKIQNVGFGNLTKDAKVYLIVEESERDFGGLAVEPAIDTIRLTSLDFRNVHSRKIEVSNGDTTMTFDGINEIDLEETLPMVHGKNDLYLAVEGVTFANNGSKTPFGSYPNLAPLYLGSFVYDSRKTESIDVKFRTRGEAKLQTRVERADQKIQVRDGRSRSNALGKNRDGSGDKLFRANGKAVK, encoded by the coding sequence ATCAATACGCCCTACGGTGGCGAGGCTGTTGAAACCGCCAGCGGCTATCAGGTCATTAACACGCCGGAGTTCTTGGCCCACGAAGGCTTCCGTACTCACACCAGCTACCTGAATCTTCATTGGAACGATAAAGTCATTGCTCGCTGGAAGGCCGCCCACTTTGCAGGCAAGGACTACGAATATGACGGCTCCAAGATTGATACGCTGACTGGCTTCAAGTACATTGACGACCATCTGGGTTATCGCTTTGTGCTGCGAGAATCCTGGTTGCCGGATACTGTTGGGACCGGCAAGACTTTGCGTGCAAAATTGAAAATCCAGAACGTTGGCTTTGGTAACCTGACAAAAGATGCGAAGGTGTATTTGATTGTCGAAGAGAGCGAAAGGGATTTTGGCGGACTTGCTGTGGAACCAGCAATCGATACTATTCGGTTGACATCTCTAGATTTCAGAAATGTTCACAGCCGAAAAATTGAAGTTTCCAATGGTGATACTACCATGACCTTTGATGGAATCAACGAAATTGATTTGGAAGAAACGCTCCCCATGGTTCATGGAAAGAACGATCTCTATCTTGCTGTTGAGGGAGTGACCTTTGCCAACAATGGAAGCAAGACTCCCTTTGGATCTTATCCGAACCTTGCGCCTTTATACCTTGGATCCTTTGTGTACGACAGCCGTAAGACCGAGAGCATTGACGTTAAGTTCAGAACTCGCGGCGAAGCGAAGTTGCAAACCCGCGTGGAACGCGCCGACCAGAAAATCCAGGTCCGCGATGGTCGCAGTCGTTCAAACGCACTTGGCAAAAATCGCGACGGGTCGGGCGATAAGCTGTTCCGTGCGAATGGAAAAGCCGTGAAATAA
- a CDS encoding DUF4874 domain-containing protein — translation MFRKSVLGFAFLVGCVFAQTPSQAASPAASPDPSSVNAGLVLQDLDYTDHLQTLPNYDRGFYYSQALHVKVEGSKPIEKPYGKLVHLRADLAEFSSRAWLKIDTTGGRRDTTWGKSQDLTEDALNVLQTSFDNIRKYGSKVIVRFCYDPWFDGHSNTTAEHEWVLRHIEQLAPLLTKNVDIIVALEMGMHGAFGEMHSDTAITYPRVAEAVNKMLRLTPPELKILTRTGNYSAAVLGFENWGVDFNIDSDVFKKIAEAKGDTMYRVGMFNDGYLGTQYDYGTWGADCKTSICREEGVAWLEK, via the coding sequence ATGTTCAGGAAGAGTGTTTTAGGTTTTGCTTTTTTAGTAGGTTGCGTTTTTGCGCAGACTCCTTCGCAGGCTGCTTCGCCGGCAGCGTCGCCGGATCCGTCGTCGGTTAATGCGGGTCTGGTGCTTCAGGATTTGGATTACACGGACCATCTGCAGACTTTGCCCAATTACGATCGTGGCTTTTATTATTCCCAGGCCCTCCACGTTAAGGTGGAAGGTTCCAAGCCTATTGAAAAGCCATACGGTAAGCTGGTTCACCTTCGTGCAGACCTTGCGGAATTCAGCAGCCGCGCATGGCTGAAGATTGATACTACCGGGGGACGGCGCGATACCACTTGGGGCAAGTCCCAGGATTTGACGGAAGATGCATTGAATGTCTTGCAGACGTCTTTCGATAACATTCGCAAGTATGGTAGCAAGGTTATTGTGCGATTCTGTTACGACCCGTGGTTTGATGGGCACTCCAACACTACCGCGGAACACGAGTGGGTGCTGCGCCACATTGAACAGCTGGCCCCGCTTCTGACAAAGAACGTAGACATCATCGTGGCTCTTGAAATGGGCATGCATGGTGCCTTCGGTGAAATGCATTCCGATACGGCGATTACTTACCCGCGAGTTGCGGAGGCCGTGAACAAGATGCTGCGCCTGACTCCTCCGGAACTTAAGATTCTTACCCGCACGGGAAATTACTCTGCCGCGGTTCTTGGCTTTGAAAACTGGGGCGTTGATTTCAACATTGATAGCGATGTGTTCAAGAAGATTGCCGAGGCCAAGGGCGACACCATGTACCGCGTGGGAATGTTCAACGATGGCTACCTGGGAACGCAATACGATTACGGCACCTGGGGTGCGGATTGCAAGACTTCCATCTGCCGCGAGGAAGGCGTTGCCTGGCTGGAAAAGTAA
- a CDS encoding beta-L-arabinofuranosidase domain-containing protein — MFGVGFRGTIRVVALSLGIAAGVGFAQDQLYPEMFPLSAVKLLAGPLQDRQELNGETLLAYDTDKLIAPFYEEAGMRPKATKFSNWAGLDGHVLGHYLSALAMHYAATGDAQIKARMEYVVDELEIIQKQNSKDANFVGYISGVPNGKAMWLKFKNGDAGAQNGYWVPWYNIHKTYAGLRDAWMYGGVTRAKDMFLALCDWGITITNGLNDSKMESMMGTEYGGMNEVYADAYEITKNSKYLDAAKKWSHKWLLNAMASGNDNLSNRHANTQVPKVVGFARVAELSGDKTYKAGAETFWDIVVNKRSIAIGGNSISEHFPDYDKYNKYIEEREGPESCNTYNMLKLTERLFHMTPSAKYADFYERALFNHILSTIHPKHGGYCYFTPARPRHYRVYSKVNAGMWCCVGSGMENPGKYAQFIYTKENGALYVNLYAATELNWSEKGIKIKQETSFPKGESSKFTVSGAGSFKMMLRHPYWVAADEFKVVVNGDTVVSKSDVSSYVSAGTVKAGDVVEVLYPMHTHIEELRGMSDYVALLHGPIVLSAKTGTEGLSGLVADDGRWSHIAGGALQSLDGAPMLASEKKDIPSKVTPVKGEPLHFKAPYLFAAQKDANLLLEPFYEVHDARYMMYWMVLTDPAILEKLKKEQAEALALDEKTVDKVSPGEQQPEADHRMQKENSSTGNHQGEFYRDAGQCSGGSGGFISYELETNSEDSLDLMVRYWGNEGCNRAFDIMIDDKKLASENISNKWKKDEFVNVKYPIPDNMVKGKKVITVKFQASTGMVGGIFGVRLLRNKPKPEPVVEDTTKTDSTLAVRPAAGVAAAVAKFRARASQNILQLEAGAPLQGNVSLKIYSMDGRVVQAHVLKAGESSFNVDISAVENGTYILRLMQNGAVYANTIFSKKGGI, encoded by the coding sequence ATGTTCGGAGTTGGTTTTCGCGGTACGATTCGCGTTGTTGCCTTGTCGCTTGGAATTGCGGCGGGCGTTGGTTTTGCTCAGGATCAGTTGTATCCTGAAATGTTTCCGCTGTCTGCGGTGAAGCTTTTGGCTGGCCCCCTGCAGGATCGCCAGGAGCTAAATGGCGAGACGCTGCTTGCTTATGATACGGATAAGTTGATTGCGCCTTTCTACGAAGAGGCGGGCATGCGCCCCAAGGCAACCAAGTTCAGCAACTGGGCTGGTTTGGATGGCCACGTTCTTGGCCACTACCTGAGTGCCTTGGCCATGCATTATGCTGCAACGGGTGACGCTCAGATCAAGGCCCGCATGGAATATGTGGTGGACGAGCTGGAAATCATCCAGAAGCAGAATTCCAAGGATGCAAACTTTGTGGGCTACATCAGCGGCGTGCCTAATGGCAAGGCCATGTGGCTCAAGTTCAAGAACGGCGATGCCGGCGCACAGAACGGCTATTGGGTGCCCTGGTACAACATTCACAAGACTTACGCAGGCTTGCGTGACGCCTGGATGTACGGCGGTGTGACCCGCGCCAAGGATATGTTCCTTGCCCTTTGCGACTGGGGCATTACCATTACCAACGGCCTTAACGATTCCAAGATGGAATCCATGATGGGTACGGAATATGGCGGCATGAACGAAGTGTACGCCGACGCTTACGAAATCACCAAGAATTCCAAGTACCTGGATGCGGCAAAGAAGTGGAGCCACAAGTGGCTCTTGAACGCCATGGCTTCGGGTAATGACAACTTGAGCAATCGTCATGCCAATACCCAGGTGCCGAAAGTGGTGGGCTTTGCCCGCGTGGCGGAACTGAGTGGTGACAAGACTTACAAGGCCGGCGCCGAAACCTTCTGGGACATCGTGGTGAACAAGCGTAGTATTGCCATTGGCGGCAACAGCATTTCGGAACACTTCCCGGATTACGACAAGTACAACAAGTACATCGAGGAACGTGAAGGACCTGAATCCTGCAATACATACAACATGCTGAAGCTGACGGAACGCTTGTTCCACATGACGCCCAGCGCCAAGTATGCGGATTTCTATGAACGTGCCTTGTTCAACCATATCTTGTCTACAATCCACCCGAAGCACGGCGGCTACTGCTACTTTACTCCGGCACGTCCCCGTCATTACCGCGTGTATTCCAAGGTGAATGCAGGTATGTGGTGCTGCGTTGGCTCCGGCATGGAAAATCCGGGTAAGTACGCCCAGTTCATCTATACCAAGGAAAATGGCGCACTGTATGTGAATTTGTATGCCGCCACCGAATTGAACTGGTCTGAAAAGGGCATTAAGATCAAGCAGGAGACGTCGTTCCCCAAGGGTGAATCTTCCAAGTTCACGGTGAGCGGTGCTGGCTCCTTCAAGATGATGTTGCGTCACCCCTACTGGGTTGCAGCCGACGAGTTCAAGGTTGTGGTCAATGGCGATACGGTTGTGAGCAAGTCTGATGTATCCAGCTACGTTTCTGCTGGCACCGTGAAGGCTGGCGACGTGGTGGAAGTTCTTTACCCCATGCACACTCATATCGAGGAGCTGCGTGGCATGAGCGATTACGTGGCGCTGCTCCACGGACCCATTGTGCTCAGCGCAAAGACAGGTACCGAAGGCCTCTCCGGCCTGGTGGCTGATGATGGCCGCTGGAGCCATATTGCAGGTGGCGCCTTGCAGTCTCTGGATGGTGCTCCCATGCTGGCTAGCGAAAAGAAGGACATTCCTTCCAAGGTGACTCCGGTGAAGGGCGAACCGCTCCACTTCAAGGCTCCCTACTTGTTTGCCGCCCAGAAGGATGCGAACCTGTTGTTGGAACCGTTCTACGAAGTACACGACGCCCGCTACATGATGTATTGGATGGTGCTGACGGATCCTGCAATTCTTGAAAAGCTGAAGAAGGAACAGGCCGAGGCGTTGGCTCTTGACGAAAAGACAGTGGACAAGGTGTCGCCGGGTGAACAGCAGCCTGAAGCGGATCACCGCATGCAGAAGGAAAATTCTTCTACCGGAAATCATCAGGGTGAATTCTACCGCGATGCGGGCCAGTGTTCCGGCGGCAGCGGCGGATTCATTAGCTACGAGCTGGAAACCAACAGCGAAGATTCCTTGGACCTGATGGTGCGTTACTGGGGTAACGAAGGCTGCAACCGCGCATTCGACATCATGATCGATGATAAGAAACTTGCCAGCGAAAATATTTCCAACAAGTGGAAGAAGGATGAATTCGTCAACGTGAAGTATCCTATTCCCGACAACATGGTGAAGGGCAAGAAGGTGATTACCGTGAAGTTCCAGGCAAGCACCGGAATGGTGGGCGGTATCTTCGGAGTACGTCTACTTCGTAACAAGCCGAAGCCAGAACCTGTCGTAGAAGATACGACCAAGACGGATTCTACTTTGGCTGTTCGCCCCGCTGCGGGTGTCGCTGCCGCTGTAGCCAAGTTCCGTGCCCGCGCCAGCCAGAACATCTTGCAACTGGAAGCAGGCGCCCCCCTGCAGGGCAACGTTTCGCTGAAGATTTACTCTATGGATGGCCGAGTGGTGCAGGCTCATGTGCTGAAGGCCGGCGAATCCTCCTTCAACGTGGATATTAGCGCTGTGGAGAACGGAACCTACATTTTGCGCCTGATGCAGAATGGTGCGGTTTACGCCAATACCATTTTCAGCAAGAAGGGCGGAATCTAG